The window AACATGGACTCTGTTGCAGGTCATCAGGTCGGGCCGGCGGCGGGTGTTTACAGCGCAACCAAGTTTTTCGTCCAGGCCATGACCGAATCCATGCGCAAGGAGTTGGGCGTGCAGCACGGTATCCGCGTCAACACAGTCAGCCCCGGCGTGATCAATACCGGCTGGGCGGACAAGGTCAGCGATCCTGAAGGGCGCAAGGCTGCTCAGGAGCTGAACCGGATTGCCATTGCGCCTGACGATATCGCCCGTGCTGTGATTTACGCGCTCAACCAACCGGAAAACGTCACCGTCAACGATCTGATCATCTCGCCGACACGCCAGGATTGGTGATCGTTGGTGGGCCATGCCCGCGCCCATACAGAGCTGATGGGCAATCGGAAATTTTTCAATCAGAAGTTCATCATGAGCAATCCAACTTACGTCCAGGAATACAACGCGATCGTCGACGTGCTTAGCCAATACAACGAAGGTGGGGCCAAGGCTGACAGCGCTTTGATGAAGCCCGCGTTCAACGAGCAGGCCACCATGTTTGGGGTCGACGGCGACAAGCTCGTCGGCGGCGCGATCCAGAATCTGTATGAAGTCATCGACAACGTATTCCGCCCATCTCCCGAAGCCAAAGCCGCGATCGTTCGCATCGACATCGTGGGCACTGCCGCCAGTGCTCGCGTCGATACCGACAACGTTTCGGGATTTCGTTTCACCGACTTCTTCAACCTGCTGAAGGTAGAAGGCAAGTGGACGATCGTCAGCAAGATTTACCACACCCATCCGAGCGCTTGAGCAATCGAGCGCCTGTGGCGAGGTGTGTTGTACCTCGCCCTTATTGAAAGGAAAGAACCATGTCAAAGAACATCAAGACAGTACCGACTTCCGAGTACAACGCTGTCATCGCTACCGCCAATCAGTACGTTGAAGGTCTGCGTGTGGGCAGTGCAGAAGGCGTTGCCCAAGCTTTCCATAAAGACGCCGTGATGTACGGTTTCACTAATGGCGAGCTGCTTGGCGGCCCGATCAAGAATCTGTTTGATTTCGTCCAGAAGAACGGCAGTGCCCCAGAAATCACGACTCGGCTCGACATACTGGCGATCACACCCACGACAGCCGTGGTGCGTGTCGATATGGAAAAGGATGCGATCGGTGCCGACTACAACGACTACCTGACCCTGATCAAAATCGACGGCACCTGGAAGGTCATCGCCAAGGTTTATCACCAGTTCGAAGGTTGAGCGTCCACCGATCCCGGTTGAGTCAATGCCGGGGTCGGAGCTCGTTTATCGTCAAATGGAGAAGCGATCATGAGTAAGGTTTTCATCATTGGCGCCGCTGGCAAAGTAGGGCGGCGATTGGTTAAGCAACTCGTTGGACGAGGTCACGAAGCGATCGCACTGCATCGGAACCCTGAGCAGGGAAGTGAGCTAGCGGCTCTGGGCGCGATGCCCGTTAAAGGCAATTTACTTGAGCTTGATCCCGGGCAAATGGCGCGACTTATGTCGGAAAGTGATGCCGTGGTCTTCACGGCAGGGGCAGGCGGCGCGGGTATGGATCTGACCAATGCGATTGATGGGCGGGGATTGGAGTTGGCAGTGGCCGCAACTGTTCAAGCAGGTGTCCGGCGTTTCATTCTGGTCTCGGCCTTCCCCGATGCGCTGCGTGGTAGCCCGGTATCCGAAGGTTTCGAAAATTACATTGCCGTGAAAAAACGAGCTGATGCTCACTTGGTGGGGACGGGTTTGGATTGGGTGATTGTACGCCCAGGAACGCTTCTGGATGACACAGGCACTGGCAAAATCCGTGCTGACGTCGCTATTCCTTACGGTGAAGTTTCAAGAGATGACGTGGCAGCGACACTTGCCGAGTTGATCGATCAGTCCAAGGTGAGCCGGGTCATTATCGAACTTACTCAGGGTGACACGCCAGTCTCCGACGCGGTTCGCAGGCTTGATCGTGGACGTTGCTCGCAATGAAGTTGATGTTGGTTGGCGCTACCGGTCTTGTTGGGCGCGAGGTACTGAAACAGGCGCTCGATGATCCACGAATCAGTCAGGTGGTTGCACCGACTCGCTGTGCGCTTGCTGCGCATCCCAAGTTACATGCGCCTCTAACAGACTTCGACAATCTACCGGAAACAGTCGACTGGTGGCGGGCGGATGCCGTGATTTGCACATTGGGTACGACGATGCGGCGCGCTGGATCGAAAGACATTTTTCGACTTGTTGACTACGAGTACCCGTTGGGTGTGGCGCGCTTGGCCAGGATGAATGGCGCCTCAGCATACATTCTGAACTCGGCCACCGGAGCAAACCCAAACTCCGGCTTTTTCTACAACCGGGTAAAGGGAGAGTTAGAGACATCTCTCGCAAGGCTTGATTTTGAATCACTCACTTATGTGAGGCCCGGTGTCATCAGTGGGGCGCGCGAGGAATTGCGGTTGGGTGAGCGTGCACTGGTAGTGGTACTGGGCCTGGTGGGGAGATTGTTACCCGTTCGCTGGCAACTTAACCCCGCGTCGCGAATCGCCCAGGTGTTGCTCGAATCAGCCCTTGAACACAGACCGGGTGTTCACATCATCACCTCCGAGCGCTGCATTTGAGCAAAGGTTAGTTGTTTTTTCAAAAATAGATAATTTGAACGGAGGTACACAATGCCAATGGTTGAGTTTTCCGCTGTCTTGGACAGCAATACAGGACACGCCTGGAGCGTGTTGAAAAAATTTGGAGAGATTCATAAATGGCATCCGTCGATTGTCGAAAGCAGCATTGAGGACAACCAACCTGATGGATTGGTCGGCTGTATTCGCAGACTCACGCTGGCCGATGGCGCAGTTGTCAGGGAGCGTTTGTTATCGGTCGATGATCACAATACAACGCTATCCTACCGCTTCGAGGAGGCTCCATTACCGCTGGACAACTATGTTGCCACGGTGAAATTGGCCTCTCTCACTGGACAGTCCAAGACGTTCATCAATTGGTCTGCAAGCTTTGACCTGCAAGATTTGAATACAGCAGACCACTACCAAGAACTCATACGAGGACTGATCATGGATGGTCACAATAGTCTTCAGTTGTTTCTAATCCGGCATTAAACATTTCAAAGAATTGACACGTACAGTCTTGGCTAGGCAAGTATTCTAAACTTGAATACAAAGGGCCCTGGAAGCTGATGATAGTCGGCTAAATATATCCAGCATTTGACGAGACCTAATTATCTGGAGTAATACAGCGCCTGATTGTTGGGTGCCGGGTGAAGTCGCCATCGCTTGGGCACGAGAGGCGCCGCCAGCCCCAGCATTTCCACCAATATTTCGCTTGGCAAGATGGATTTGTTGGCATGATCGCCGATCACGTTAGGGCGTATTGAGGCCAAAGCAGTGCTGAAGCACAACGCCCTCGCGTGATCAAATGGTGGAACAGGAGGCGACCGAACTTACCGGTACCGCAGAGCGCCTGAGTTCCAAAATCTTACGCTCATGAACAGCTCCCCATTCCCGCATGGCACTCACCAAGGGCGCGAGAGAATTACCTAATTCCGTCAGCGAATACTCCACCTTTGGCGGCACCTCGCGATAGATTTCTCGATGAATAACCCCATCAATCTCCAGCTCTCTCAACTGGAGTGTCAGCATCCTCTGAGTGATATCTGGGATTAGGCGCCGCAGTTCGTTGAAGCGCTTCGTTCCTGACATCAAGTGGAACAGTATGAGCGATTTCCATTTTCCACCAATGACACCGACAGTAAACGCGACGGGACAAGCGAAGGCTTCAATTTCATCTTGAGGGTTACATTTTTTCACTGCTGTCACCATGGTATAAAAAGTGTGCCTACAGCACATAATTGTGCGTACTTACGCGTAGGTGCTGTGTAAGCTAGCATGATTCCATATTGACCATTATGGAATCCGCTAGATGAGCTTGTTGCTATCCCCCCACCAAATCAAAGGCCTGAAACTGAAAAACCGGGTCGTCATGTCCCCTATGTGCATGCACATGGCAGCGGATGATGGCTTCGTCACTGACTGGCACCGTGTTCATTATGGGGCGCGCGCTCTGGGTCAGGCGGCGCTGATTTTTCCCGAAACGTTGGCTATTCAGGCTGCCGGTCGTATCGGAGCCGGTGACCTTGGTATCTGGAGTGATGAACACGTTGTCGGCTTAAAGTCTTTGACTGAACTGCTTCACAGCTTTGGTGCAAAAGCTGGTGCCCAAATCGGTCATGCAGGGCGCAATGCCGATCTGCCCAACCTTATTCATATCGCACCTTCGGCGATTCCGTTCACGGATACCAGCCCTGTGCCACGTGCACTCTTGGCTGACGAAATTCCGGGTTTGGTAAAGCTCTATGGCGATGCCGCACGACGCGCCAGTGAAGCAGGCTTTGATGTGCTTGAGATCCATGCCGCACATGGTTATTTGCTGAGTGAGTTCCTCTCTCCACTCGCCAATACCCGCGACGACGAATACGGTGGTGATGCCCAGCGTCGCTATCGCTTCCTGCGCGAAGTGCTGGAGGAGGTCAAAACGCATTGGGGCGATCGCCCTTTGTTTGTTCGGATATCCAGCTCTGATTACGCCGAAGGTGGAAATACGCCTGAGTCATTCCTTGAATACGGTCGCTGGATGAAAGAGCAGGGCGTCGATCTGATCGACTGCAGCTCCGGCGGGATCAAGATGATCAAGGTTCAGACCTATCCAGGTTACCAAGTCCCGGCTGCTGAGTTGCTGCGTAAGGAACTGCATATTGCTACAGGGGCCGTGGGTGTAATCCAGAGTGGTAGTCAAGCCGAAGAAATCCTGCAGAACGGCCGAGCCGACCTGGTGTTTGTCGGGCGGCCAATGCTGCGTGATCCATTCTGGGTGCGCACTGCGGCGGATGATTTGAAAGAAATCATTGAGATTCCTGCTGCCTACACTCGTTACGGTTCTGTATGGCTTGATACCAAAGCGTGAATTAGTCCACGTCCTAAGCGGGCGGCTGGAAGGCGCTAGTCCTCAACCCAATCCAACGAAGCAGGAGTAAAACCATGAGCAAACCTACTTACGTACACGAATACCAAGCCATCACCGAGGTGCTGAACAATTACATTGAGGGCTGCAAGCAAGCGAAGAGCAGCATCATGAAGTCTGCTTTCAATGAGCAAGCGACAATGTTTAGCGTCGATGGCGACGGTAAGCTGGCCGGCGGCGCAATTGCAATCCTGTTCAAGGGGATCGACGAGGGTTTTCGCCCATCTCCAGATGCACCGGCAGCTATCGTACGCATTGAGATTGTCGGTACGGCGGCTAGCGCGCGCATCGACGCCAACGACATGTCAGGAATTTCCTTCACCGACTTTTTCCATTTGTTGAAAGTCGATGGCCAGTGGACGGTCGTCAGCAAGATCTTTCACACCCACGTCGCGTCTTGAACCTCTGTCGTCCTTGAGCCTGCGGTAGTTGAGGCTTCCCAGCACTCAGACATAAAAATGGAAACGTCATGAAAACCCTTACCTCTGCTCTCGCTCCTACCGTCGTTGCTCTTGCGCCTGGTACTGCCTCCGCCACCACATACCCGGGAGTTGAGCACAACACGGCGAAACTCTTGCAATCGCTTGAAGGTGGCCAGACGCTCGACTCCATGACGCCGGTCGATGCCCGTGCCGCGCTGGCGGGTGCCCAGGCTGCCCCCCAAGTGGCCTTGCCGGCAACTGATGTCAGCGAGATGACGATACGAGTCAACGGCAGCGATCTGAAGTTGACCATCGTGCGTCCGGTCGGTAGCCAACAGAAGACGCTGCCCGCGTTCATGTATTTCCACGGCGGCGGCTGGGTGTTGGGCGACTTCCCGACCCACGAACGACTGGTGCGTGACCTGGTGGTAGGCTCGGGTGCGGTGGCGGTCTTCGTCAACTACAGCCTCTCGCCAGAGGCGACATATGGCGTCGCCACCGAGCAAGCCTATGCCGCGACAAAATGGGTCGCCGAACATGGCGAAGATATCAAGGTAGACGGCACTCGCCTCGCCGTAGCTGGCAACAGCGCAGGCGGGAACATTGCCGCCGTAGTTGCCCTGATGGCCAACGAGAAGGGTGAACCCGCACTGCGCTCGCAAGTGTTGCTGTGCCCAGTTACAGACTCCAAATTTGACACGCCGTCGTACAAGGAGTTTGCCAACGGCTATTTCCTGACGAAGGACATGATGGCGTGGTTCTGGGACAATTACGCACCCGACGCCGAGGCACGCAAACAGATTTACGCTTCTCCACTGCAGGCAACGAGCGAGCAACTGAAGGGCTTGCCGCCGACGCTGATCCAGACCGCCGAATTTGATGTTTTACGCGATGAAGCTGAAGCTTACGGCCGCAAGCTCGACGCTGCGGGTGTAGCTGTTAAGTCGGTACGCTACAACTGCATGATTCACGATTTTGGGCTTTCGAACGCATTCAGCCATCTGCCGGCACCTCGCACCGCGATCGAGCAGGCATCTCAAGAGCTCAAAACCAGTCTGAGTGAGTAGTTTCAAGAAAAAAGAATCCGCAGGTTACGGTGAATCTGCAGAAATCATCGTTGAAACACATCGTTGGTTTCACTGCGAAGCTACAGTAGCATCAAAGTTTTTCGGATCGCCCGCTGTGTTTTTGCAGTTGAGCATAAATTAATACTCGAATTACTTATTAAATTAAGAGTTAAAAATGAAAATTACTTTTATAAAGAGTTTGTTTTTTGTCGCCCTGATTTCGAGCTTTGGCGCGATTGCTCAAGCAGAAAACCTACCGGGCGACCCACAAGTTATCAGTAATAAAACAATGAACAAACCTACGTACGTAGACGAATACCAAGCTATCACTGAGGTGTTGAACAAGTACATTGAGGGCTGCAGGCAGGCTAAGAGCAGCATCATGAAGCCCGCGTTCAACGAACATGCAACGATGTACAGCGTCGGTGCCGATGGAAAGTTGTCCGGCGGAGCGATTCCAATCTTGTTCGATGGGATCGACAAGGATTTCCGCCCATCTCCTGACGCAAAGGCTGCTATTACCCGCATAGAGATTGTCGGTACTGCCGCTAGTGCTCGAATCGACGCCAACGATATGTCAGGCATCTCTTTCACCGACTTCTTTCATCTGCTGAAAGTCGAAGGCAAGTGGACTGTGGTAAGCAAGATTTTCCAAACGCATATAGCGCCCTAATGACTTGAGCCGTCCGGCGGCTTAAAAACGAGATCTACACCTAATAGCGTAAAGCAAACTGATACAAGGTGTGGATTGAAAAAAGCTACTGGGAGGCTCCAGGAGGTTGCTCATATAGACCTGAAAAAATTTGGGCATGAAATGCCTACAATGTTTCGGAACGCCTCATACGAGACGAATTATTACAGAATCTGACAGAGCGGCAGTAGATGTTGGGTATGGCTGTGCACCGAATTTTCCCCCCAGTGACTCGTAACACCATCCGGCCAGCACATCTTCCTGGCCCCATCGCTTTAATAATCTGTGTCAGGAAGATGTGTTGGCCGGACTTTACTTTCGAGAGTGGGCAGATTTAGGATCAACGTAGCGAAATAAAAGTTACCCCTCTCGAGTGGATGACTCGGCTCTGTGGTCATCAGTAGGATAAAGACCTCGCCATTCTTGCGACGCTTTCCTGTACCCACTGCTCTGCTATGGGGTGCGTAGCAGGGATAAAAAGGCCCGATTCACTGACCTCCTTTTCGCGATGCATTGGCATTGAGTAACTGGTGGGCATAGTCGCTGGTGGTTCTTCTAACTTCGCCATCTCAAGGTTTTTTAGCGTGATGCGATACCAGCCGCTCCCGAATACGGCCACCTGGAAGCAGGAAAGGAGCAGTTTAGAGAGATGAGTGGGAGACACGAAGTAGAGGCCAGCCGAACGACCTTGCACAGGCACACTTGCATCTGTCTCGATGAGAATCAGCCCGTCGTCGAAAACCCGCCAGGTTGTATCTCCCGACTTCAGGCCGGTAAACGATTTGTCATCCCAATCTGAATAGCCTTGCTTGAGTGTTGCGAGGCCCAAGCTAAGAAGACTTTGAAAAATCTCATCACGGCGCTGAGACGCTTCATGCACCGCTTGATTCTCGGTAGGCTGCGGTAAATATGCGAACTCGAGGCGCGGTGCGTACGAATGGCTTCCGTAAGCACGCGAGTTCGAAGCCCCATTTAAGCGTTCTAGAAACTCCTTTTCGGGAACAGAGCTTTTGGACTTTTCCATCCTGGTAAGGCCTTGGATGATCGCCGTTAGCAACTCCTGCGGGCCGGAAAATGAGGCGCGAAAGAAACCTAGCTTGTAGTCAGATACTTCGTTGACGAACACGGCCTGCTTTTCATCAAATTCCGTCTGCTGAATGAAGACCAAGATCGGTTTTCGCCTGCTGACTGCTTGGCGAAATTCCTGCTGAGTAACCGACATACCGGGCTCAGGCTCGTAGCCGTAGTTAACGCCCAAAATGAGCACAAAGACGTCGCACTGATCAACCTCTGTCAGGCAGGCATGCTCGGAGGAATAGGTGCGGGCTCCAAAATGCTCACTCATGATCGGCTTCATATCCAGAGCTTCTACAGCGTCCTTTGCAGCCGCTCTGAATTGCTCAAATCCCCTTACCACCGAGCTTATGAATACCTTCATCTGTTCCTCCTCAAAATGCTGGCGCCTGTCGATTTGACTGATGCCTAGTGGGATTGTTTCCAGAAACCATCACCTACAGCGTCGAGTGCTCAGCGCCGTTGACCAGATATCATGATCGCACCGTGAGCAGCGTGCTTGTTGCCCTGCATGAATAGATTGTGCAAAGCCACAACTCACGCAGCAATAGAGTCCCGAGGCGGGCACTTTTATAAACTCCGCACTATGCTCTAAAGGTAAGACTGACAAACCAGGGCGAACGTCTTCTTGATCGTAAAAATAAAGACTGATGTCGCCATCTGTTTCCATAAGCGCCAATCTTACTTGGCCTAAGTGCTCAACGCCCCGTTGTCGAAGCTCCATCAATATTTCACTCGATGAAATATTCAGCTTCTCCAAGGATTTAGGTTCATATAAGCCATTGCGAATGACGGTTACAGGTAGACCATCAATCCATGCTTCAAATTTCTTGCTTTTGGTCATGACCAAAACGGTCATGCGATAGAGCAGCAACAGCGTGAGGAAAACGACTGCGACGGGCAACAGTGGTACATCATGGTAGAAGGACACGTCTCCGGCAGCGGAGCCCAACGTCAATATCACGACCAACTCAAAAAGTGAGAGCTGTCTTATCCCGCGCCGGCCACTTGATTTTAAAAACAAGAAAACGGCAAGAAAGGCAAAAGTTGCCCGAAACCCTACCTCTAGCAAAAATGATAGTGGAAACTCATCTATCAAAATCCGTTGAATATCAAAGGGAGACATCATCACCTCTTTTTTGGTTTTTTAGATAATCATTGAATTGTGCGAGTCCTGCCCATCTAAAGAGTTACATCCTCTGAGTAGCTCCACGGGGGCGATGAAAACGGTCTAGTCGTGGAATTTGAATCTCCATTGCATGAACCTTAGCCTCGATTCACCAAAGAATGGTGAGCCTGATTTGCACAGTCCTTTACTCACCGGAAGGCTTGCTAGCGAAGGCGCGGAATCAGCCCTGTAGGTGCTTGTCGTTTCGCTGGCACGGATTTTACGATCCGGTAAGGTGGGTGAGGGATAGACCTGCGGGCAGCGCGATCATTGCCACCACCCACTGGATGATCGCAACGGTCTGTGTGCGTTTCCTGACATCAACATGAATCTCACGGTGCTCATGACGCCAGAGACCTGACCTAATGCAATTTTTCACACGGAGAATTCCAGAATGGCAGCGCATCATAAAGAGAAACACCCAATAGACAACATTGGTTGGCTGCGCGCTGCCGTATTGGGGGCCAATGACGGAATCGTTTCAACTTCAAGTCTGATTCTGGGCGTAGCCGCCTCTCACGCAACTCACAACAGCATCCTTATAGCGGGTGTCTCTGCTCTCGTCGCCGGTGCTATGTCGATGGCTACCGGAGAGTACGTTTCCGTGCAGTCCCAAGCCGACACGGAAGCGGCTGCCCTAGAGGCGGAGCGAATTGAGATTCAGGAAAATCCGAAGGGCGAGAATCGTGAACTGACAGGAATTTATGTTGAGCGAGGACTTGAGGTGCCGCTTGCAAAAGAAGTCGCGACTAAACTAATGGATCACGACGCCTTGGGGGCGCATGCCCGAGATGAGTTGGGAATCACCGATGCGATGAGTGCAAAGCCATTACAGGCTGCTCTTGCATCTGCGCTAAGCTTTGCCGTAGGTGCGGCACTACCATTACTCGTGGTCGTAGTAGTTCCACAAGAACATCTCATCCCAGTCATCGTCGTCGCGTCGTTGGTCTTCCTTGCTATCCTTGGCGGCTTGGCGGCCAAGGTCGGCGGGGCGAATATTAAAAATGGGGTTTTACGTGTGACTTTTTGGAGTGCGCTTTCGATGGCGGTGGCAGCAGGAGTCGGTACCCTGTTGGGAACCACAGTATAATACCCGGAGCGGGTTCCAGAATTAAATTCTTGATGGTGAGAGTGGGCCTTTATACAAGGATGGAACAGGGTTTATATATTTGAAGGCAAGAGAAAAGCAGCGCTGCCCCCACACACCTTTATCCGATAGGATGCCGCCGGTTTTTTCTTCTGTTTTCTTTAGCTTTTTAATCCCACAGGATTGAAAGCTGGAACAGAAGCTGAAACTGAAACGCAGGCCTTGGGGCCCATCCTATCAAGCATGCTAGCGCATGCCCCGACGCTACTGCTCGCCACGAAAACCTAGGCGGAGGCGGCATACGAATTGCAATCAAGTTACCTTCACCAACCGGTATAAGTTTTGATACAAAAGGATCATTTCTCGGGTTTCACGACGTTCAGAATTTTCCTCTAAACCCTCACCCTGCACGTCGTGCTGCTCGAGCAATTCATCCTCTTCCTCGTGAACTTCCAGGACTGAGGATGGCACCAGTTCCAGTACTCGGTTGTGACCACGTTCCGCGAACAAGCATGCGCCCTTGGCTGTGAGAACTATCGACTGCCGAGCTTTCAAGAACGAAAGGATTGTTTGTTGGCGACCTCGCGAGTCAACCAGCAACAACCGGGAACGGTGCGTGGCGTCCTCCCTAATCCACAATCCACAATCCACGCTCATCGCACTTTAAGAACGTAGGCTGGTTTAAATTTGCCGACACGGCAGGATCGTTGCGGGCTTCGGTCAACTGATGAACCACACCTTTTTCCTTTTCTGTGAAGAGCATACGGCCATCATTGCAGCGAGTGACCAAGCAGGGTACTTATGACGAGCGCGAAGGCTTTCGGCCTTGGAATTACGTGACCTGCAGGGAGGACATTGAAGGCCAGGAAGTCTGGCGGATCAACGTCGAGGTGAAGCGTGGTGATTCCGCTTGCAGCGGCTGACCATGGGCTGGTGCAGGTTGCTGAGCACGAGGTCGGGGCGCGGATGATGGCGGAGCGCCCAACGCAAAGATGAAATCAGGAATAAATACCCTTCGGCAGTCGTTAGTGAATGACCAACGCTGACGTGGGAGATATCCAGTTCAATTCGCGGATTGGGATGGGTGGTAAGCCGGCTTCACATGTTTGATAAGGATGAACCCACCGTGCCTAGAATTTTGACTTCCCAGATAAGTGATACCGCACTAAACGAGCGCAATGCCAGGATGTTCGGATCGCCAAAGGAGCGCCTGGATTTTTACCGAAGAGAGATTCAGTACGAAACCAGCATCTTGGCTAATCGAACTGACGCCTTCTTGGCATCTCAGTCTTTTTTGGTCATCGCATTTGCCTCTTCTATGGGCAATCTCAACCCCGAATGGGGCAAGTTGTTCACGCTGGTAGTACCACCGTTTCTTACGTTGCTTGGAGTGCTAAGTTCGTTGAATGCTTGGCCCGGTATTCGTGCGGCATACGACATTATCGGCCATTGGCATTTCAAGCAGAGCGAGCTATTGCATAGCGAGCCTGTAATGGGATTGGCTTATGACGAGTCGCCTTTATTTTGTGAAAGAGAGTCCACGC is drawn from Pseudomonas sp. 31-12 and contains these coding sequences:
- a CDS encoding nuclear transport factor 2 family protein, with protein sequence MSNPTYVQEYNAIVDVLSQYNEGGAKADSALMKPAFNEQATMFGVDGDKLVGGAIQNLYEVIDNVFRPSPEAKAAIVRIDIVGTAASARVDTDNVSGFRFTDFFNLLKVEGKWTIVSKIYHTHPSA
- a CDS encoding nuclear transport factor 2 family protein; the protein is MSKNIKTVPTSEYNAVIATANQYVEGLRVGSAEGVAQAFHKDAVMYGFTNGELLGGPIKNLFDFVQKNGSAPEITTRLDILAITPTTAVVRVDMEKDAIGADYNDYLTLIKIDGTWKVIAKVYHQFEG
- a CDS encoding NAD(P)-binding oxidoreductase encodes the protein MSKVFIIGAAGKVGRRLVKQLVGRGHEAIALHRNPEQGSELAALGAMPVKGNLLELDPGQMARLMSESDAVVFTAGAGGAGMDLTNAIDGRGLELAVAATVQAGVRRFILVSAFPDALRGSPVSEGFENYIAVKKRADAHLVGTGLDWVIVRPGTLLDDTGTGKIRADVAIPYGEVSRDDVAATLAELIDQSKVSRVIIELTQGDTPVSDAVRRLDRGRCSQ
- a CDS encoding NAD-dependent dehydratase translates to MKLMLVGATGLVGREVLKQALDDPRISQVVAPTRCALAAHPKLHAPLTDFDNLPETVDWWRADAVICTLGTTMRRAGSKDIFRLVDYEYPLGVARLARMNGASAYILNSATGANPNSGFFYNRVKGELETSLARLDFESLTYVRPGVISGAREELRLGERALVVVLGLVGRLLPVRWQLNPASRIAQVLLESALEHRPGVHIITSERCI
- a CDS encoding SRPBCC family protein, with product MPMVEFSAVLDSNTGHAWSVLKKFGEIHKWHPSIVESSIEDNQPDGLVGCIRRLTLADGAVVRERLLSVDDHNTTLSYRFEEAPLPLDNYVATVKLASLTGQSKTFINWSASFDLQDLNTADHYQELIRGLIMDGHNSLQLFLIRH
- a CDS encoding helix-turn-helix domain-containing protein yields the protein MKKCNPQDEIEAFACPVAFTVGVIGGKWKSLILFHLMSGTKRFNELRRLIPDITQRMLTLQLRELEIDGVIHREIYREVPPKVEYSLTELGNSLAPLVSAMREWGAVHERKILELRRSAVPVSSVASCSTI
- the namA gene encoding NADPH dehydrogenase NamA, producing the protein MSLLLSPHQIKGLKLKNRVVMSPMCMHMAADDGFVTDWHRVHYGARALGQAALIFPETLAIQAAGRIGAGDLGIWSDEHVVGLKSLTELLHSFGAKAGAQIGHAGRNADLPNLIHIAPSAIPFTDTSPVPRALLADEIPGLVKLYGDAARRASEAGFDVLEIHAAHGYLLSEFLSPLANTRDDEYGGDAQRRYRFLREVLEEVKTHWGDRPLFVRISSSDYAEGGNTPESFLEYGRWMKEQGVDLIDCSSGGIKMIKVQTYPGYQVPAAELLRKELHIATGAVGVIQSGSQAEEILQNGRADLVFVGRPMLRDPFWVRTAADDLKEIIEIPAAYTRYGSVWLDTKA
- a CDS encoding nuclear transport factor 2 family protein; amino-acid sequence: MSKPTYVHEYQAITEVLNNYIEGCKQAKSSIMKSAFNEQATMFSVDGDGKLAGGAIAILFKGIDEGFRPSPDAPAAIVRIEIVGTAASARIDANDMSGISFTDFFHLLKVDGQWTVVSKIFHTHVAS
- a CDS encoding alpha/beta hydrolase is translated as MKTLTSALAPTVVALAPGTASATTYPGVEHNTAKLLQSLEGGQTLDSMTPVDARAALAGAQAAPQVALPATDVSEMTIRVNGSDLKLTIVRPVGSQQKTLPAFMYFHGGGWVLGDFPTHERLVRDLVVGSGAVAVFVNYSLSPEATYGVATEQAYAATKWVAEHGEDIKVDGTRLAVAGNSAGGNIAAVVALMANEKGEPALRSQVLLCPVTDSKFDTPSYKEFANGYFLTKDMMAWFWDNYAPDAEARKQIYASPLQATSEQLKGLPPTLIQTAEFDVLRDEAEAYGRKLDAAGVAVKSVRYNCMIHDFGLSNAFSHLPAPRTAIEQASQELKTSLSE
- a CDS encoding nuclear transport factor 2 family protein, giving the protein MNKPTYVDEYQAITEVLNKYIEGCRQAKSSIMKPAFNEHATMYSVGADGKLSGGAIPILFDGIDKDFRPSPDAKAAITRIEIVGTAASARIDANDMSGISFTDFFHLLKVEGKWTVVSKIFQTHIAP
- a CDS encoding DUF4062 domain-containing protein is translated as MKVFISSVVRGFEQFRAAAKDAVEALDMKPIMSEHFGARTYSSEHACLTEVDQCDVFVLILGVNYGYEPEPGMSVTQQEFRQAVSRRKPILVFIQQTEFDEKQAVFVNEVSDYKLGFFRASFSGPQELLTAIIQGLTRMEKSKSSVPEKEFLERLNGASNSRAYGSHSYAPRLEFAYLPQPTENQAVHEASQRRDEIFQSLLSLGLATLKQGYSDWDDKSFTGLKSGDTTWRVFDDGLILIETDASVPVQGRSAGLYFVSPTHLSKLLLSCFQVAVFGSGWYRITLKNLEMAKLEEPPATMPTSYSMPMHREKEVSESGLFIPATHPIAEQWVQESVARMARSLSY
- a CDS encoding DUF421 domain-containing protein, which codes for MSPFDIQRILIDEFPLSFLLEVGFRATFAFLAVFLFLKSSGRRGIRQLSLFELVVILTLGSAAGDVSFYHDVPLLPVAVVFLTLLLLYRMTVLVMTKSKKFEAWIDGLPVTVIRNGLYEPKSLEKLNISSSEILMELRQRGVEHLGQVRLALMETDGDISLYFYDQEDVRPGLSVLPLEHSAEFIKVPASGLYCCVSCGFAQSIHAGQQARCSRCDHDIWSTALSTRRCR
- a CDS encoding VIT family protein yields the protein MAAHHKEKHPIDNIGWLRAAVLGANDGIVSTSSLILGVAASHATHNSILIAGVSALVAGAMSMATGEYVSVQSQADTEAAALEAERIEIQENPKGENRELTGIYVERGLEVPLAKEVATKLMDHDALGAHARDELGITDAMSAKPLQAALASALSFAVGAALPLLVVVVVPQEHLIPVIVVASLVFLAILGGLAAKVGGANIKNGVLRVTFWSALSMAVAAGVGTLLGTTV